TTTTCCCCAGAGTTCACCGTTGAGTATTTGTCTGATAAATTAAAAAAATCCCGTCGTCCCATTAAAACTGGATTATTAGATCAGTCAATGGTGGCAGGATTAGGTAATATTTATGCAGATGAAGCTTTGTTTAAAAGTGGGATTTTACCAACTACTCTTTGTACAGAATTACAACTTCCGCAAATCGAATTTTTACGAACGGCAATTATTGAAGTTCTATCAGCGAGTATTGCGGTAGGTGGGACAACTTTTAGTAATTTCTTGAGTGTTAAAGGTGTTAATGGTAATTATGGTGGTGAAGCCTGGGTTTATAACCGCACGGGAGAACCTTGTAAGGTTTGTGGTAACGTTATACAGCGAATTAAATTAGGTGGACGTTCTAGTCATTTCTGTTCTCAGTGTCAAAGTAGGGGCAGGGTTTCCCCACCCTCTATATTTCCCATTTAAATTGTATAACCTGTTAGGAGTCTAAATCTTGTTACAGCGGTTTCCGCTCTTATGAGGTACATCTTAGCCCCCTCATCGCTTGCGGGGAGGGGGTTGGGGGTGGGGTTCTTGTACCTCATAACACCGAGAATTCCTGTAAGTGGGCATCCCTAGCTGCTTTGAATATTTAAATTAGAGACTTGCAAATAAAAAAATATCCCAGAATTTTTTGTGGTGTAGTCCCAATAGGTTGCTAATAATACTAGGACGGGCAAGATGCCCATCCCACAATATTGGATATTGGCTACTCTAATACAAGCGAAAACCATAACAGTACAAGAACGAGCCACAAATCTAGAACTAAATGGAATTAAAGCTTTAGATGCTCTCCATGTTGCTTGTTCAGAAATAAGTAAATGTAATTATTTTATTACTTGTGATAAAAGGTTAATTAATCGCTCTCAGACTTTAGCTATAGTAAAAACAGTTAACCCCATTAATTTTATTCTGGAGATAGAAAATGAAAATCAAAACTACTGACGATCAACAAATTCTTCAAGAAGCATTAATGATATTAATGAATCATTTAGAACCTACTAAATTTCTCCGGTTTATAGCAAAATATAATCTAGGACAAGGGAATTATTTACAATTTAAAGATAAAGAATTTGCAAATGAAACAGTGGCTACTTTATCACAAAAAATAGATGCTGAACAAAAACCTGAATCTATAAATTACACACATAGTCAATATAATCCTGAGATTGATGAATTAAAAATCTGTTGGAGTCAAGCAGAAATTCAAGAAAGTGATTCTGTTAGTCCTGGGGTGATTCTTGATTATGATACAGCAGGTAATGTTATAGGAATTGAAATTCTCAACGCTTCCGAAAAAATTAGAAACTTTCACTCATAGTAATAAAATTAACTGGACTGAAAACGGTTAAAACATAGACTTTTACAAGATTAAAAAAATCCCAGACGTGTAAGGGTTTAGCACTGCTAAACCCCTACCTATAGAATCAAATAATTAAGTCGTGTTGAGTCTTCCTTCTTCCTTCTTCCTTCTTCCTTCTTCGTCCCTTCGTGGTTCATAAGACCTCGCGGTAAGTGGGAAACTCAGTGGCTAAAGCCGGTGAGAGGGAAGCGACACGAGGGATTTTAATCCCTGTGGTATGCTAGAATGAAATCGTGAGTAAGAACAATAAACATCTACGTGTTGAAACATCCTAGTCCGGAGAAATCCCGGCTCATAAGAAACAACGGTTAGGTTCAAGTCCTAGCGGCAGTATTGACTTAAAAGAGCAAGTAATGGCAGGTTGTGGAGCGTACCGCATCTTGGCTTAGTGATGGACTCACAAAAACACTGAAAATAATAAAAGTAAGCGCAATTTCGACACCTTGATTGGTGGTTGTATTGAGCGTCTAGGCGGCGTTTGACGGTCGCAGCGAGATTAGATTAGGCTAAACCCTTAATCTAATTCTGTCAGTAGAATCTCAGTGGCTGTCTTCCCTGAGAGTGTCAATTATCTATATTCCTCCGTAAAAAAACCATAAAAAAAGGTGGGTTAACAATAAAGTCACCCACCAAATAATTTACAAATGTTGTAGAAATCCCGAATTAACCAACGTTAGTTAATAGCAACTCACGGGTTTCCGATTTCCTGACTTTCACTTGTCCATCATCATCTACATCCACAATAGCCTTATCTCCATTTGCTATTTCCCCAGATAAGATAGCTTCAACCAGAGAATCTTCCAACAGACGGACAATAGCGCGGCGTAATGGTCTAGCACCGTAGCTAGGATCATAGCCTTCTTGTACCACCTTCTCTTTAAAGGCTTCTGTCACTTCTAAGGTGATATCCTTATCTTTGAGACGACTACCAACATCACGCAGCATGATTTCAGCAATTTGCTTGACTTCATCTTTGTTGAGTTGAGTGAAGACGATAATATCATCCACACGGTTGAGGAATTCTGGACGGAAATAAGCTTTGAGTTCTTCGTTAACTAAGTTACGAATCCGATGATAACTAGCTTCTGCTGCATTATCAAACTCAAACCCTAAGCTACTACCACCTTTTTCAATTACCTTAGAACCAATATTAGAAGTCAAGATAATTAATGTATTCTTGAAGTCTACCTTCCGACCTTTCGCATCCGTGAGATGACCGTCATCTAAAATTTGCAGCAGCATATTGAATACATCGGGATGTGCTTTTTCGATTTCGTCGAATAGCAATACCGTGTAGGGTTTGCGCCGCACAGCTTCCGTTAATTGTCCGCCTTCGTTGTATCCTACATAACCTGGAGGTGAACCAATCAACTTAGAAACGTTGTGGCTTTCCATGTATTCGGACATATCTAAACGCACCATTGATTCCTCAGAACCAAAGAAGTAAGCCGCTAAAGCTTTGGCTAATTCGGTTTTACCGACACCGGTTGGACCTGAGAAGATAAAACTGGCAATGGGACGATGAGGATTTTTTAAGCCGACACGGGCGCGACGAATAGCGCGAGAAACAGATGTAACTGCTTGTTCTTGACCGATTAATCTTGTATGTAAGGTATCTTCCAGATGTAACAATAACTCTGATTCAGATTCAGTCAGTTTGTTAACGGGAACACCAGTCCAAGAAGCGACAATTTGAGCAATGTCTTCTTCATTGACTAGGGGAGTGTTAACAGTTTCCTGGTTTTCCTCTAAATCAAGTTTGGTTTGTAGTTCCAACTCTTGTATCCGCAACTTACCAGCTTTGCTAAAATCTTGAACTCTGATGGCTTCAGATTTGGATTTGGTAGCAGTGGTTAATTCCCGTTTGAGTTCTTTGTTATTTGCAATCCGCGAGTTACGTAACCGCACACGAGAACCAGCTTCATCAATCAGGTCAATGGCTTTATCGGGCAAAAAGCGATCGCTAATATAACGATCTGCCAATTCAGCCGCCGCCACTACCGCTTCATCAGTAATATTGACTTTATGGTGCTGTTCATAAGCACTGCGTAAACCATAGAGAATATCAATAGTTTCTGCTATTGATGGTTCACCAACCAAAATTGGCTGAAAACGCCGTTCTAGTGCCGCATCACGCTCAATGTATTGACGATATTCATCTAGGGTAGTAGCACCAATACACTGGAGTTCACCCCGTGCTAAAGCTGGTTTAAGGATATTAGCTGCATCCAAACCACCTTCTGTACCACCTGCACCCACCAAGGTATGAATTTCATCAATCACTAAGATGATGTTGCCTGCGGTGCGAACTTCTTCCATGATTTTTTTCAGGCGTTCTTCAAAATCACCACGGAAGCGAGTTCCTGCCACTACAGACCCCATGTCCAGACTGATGACTTGCTTATCCAGCAAGACTTCGGGGACATCTTGATTGACAATCCGTTGAGCTAGACCTTCGGCGATCGCAGTCTTACCAACGCCAGGTTCTCCAATCAAGACTGGGTTATTCTTAGTCCTACGACCGAGAATTTGTACAGTTCTTTCAATTTCCTTCTGGCGACCAACTACGGGGTCTAGTCTGCCCTCCTGAGCCAGTTTGGTGAGGTTTCTGCCAAACTCCTCGATGGTCAGATTTTGATTGCGCTGGGAATTACTTCTACCACCAGCCACAACCGCTGTATCTTCACCCAATCGGCTCATAACAGCGGAACGGATAACTGGTAAATCCACTCCTAGATTTTGTAATACTTTGGCGGCGACTCCTTCACCGGCCTCCGTTAAACCTAATAATAAGTGTTCAGTGTTTATGTAATTATGTCCAAGGCCATGAGCTTCTCGGAAAGATTGCTCAAATAAGCTTTTTACTTTGGGGGTAAAGGGAATTTCCGGTGGGACAAACCCAGAACCCCGGCCAATTATTTTTTCTACTTCCCGACGGGCTTCTTTCAGGGTGACACCCAACTCAGCTAACACCTTAGCAGCAACACCTGTTCCTTCTCCCATTAAACCCAGGAGAATTTGTTCTGTGCCTACAAAGTTGTGTCCCAGTCGTCGTGCTTCTTCCTGGGCTAACATGATTACCCGAATGGCTTCGGACGTGAAGTGTTCAAACATAGCGGGTTCTTTCCCTCGTGCTGCTTGGAGTTTGGGTGAGATATAAGTTCACCCTTATATAAAGTTTCTTGTACTTTCTTAAAGATAATGTATCTTTATTTAAAGCTGAATGGCAGTAGTGAGAGCCGTAAGTGACAAGGCGTGGTTGCCGTCATTCTCCAGACAATGGTGCATAATTAGCAATGGTGAAGATTTTTCTGATCCCCGTTGTTGATGGATTGCTAACTTAATACTGGTATTAACTATGATAGATTCTTCTGGTGGTAAAGACCAACAACATCCACTCTACAACCGCGATCGCCCCTCTATTGATATTTTACTCGCTCAAGGCGCAACGGACTACAATTTATCAGAATTAGCTAGACTAAAAATCCGCTATCAAGGTTTTCCAGGGGCGCGAGACATCCAAACTGGCTTAGATAAAGTTTTGCAAAGCTGGGGTTTAACGGAAACTGAACTATTTGAAAAAACCCGTCAACTCCATGATATCGGCGGAATTTACAAAAGTCGTGGCAAAAAAGAAGAACAGGATTGGAATTAGTTATTAGTCATTAGTCATTAGTCATTAGTTATTAGTTATTAGTCATTGGTCATTAGTCATTAGTTATTGGTCTGTCACCTGTTCTCTGTCACCTGTCACCTGTTCCCTGTTCTCGATAATCGCGGAGTTGCTGTAGGAGTTGTTTTTGGGATGAATTGGGTGGTTCTGTGATTGGTTGGGGGGTTTGTTCTACTTTTTCTGGGACTTTGGGTACGGGATTGATGACTACAGTTTGTTTTTGAGGAACAGGTGCGGTAATTACTACCTTTGATTGATTAGCAGCAGCTTTGAGAGAATCTAAAGTTATAGCTACTTTGGTTGTCTCCTGGATGTCTTTGCTAGAAGAAACTAATTTACTCAAACCATTCACTAATCGCAGCATATTTTGGCGGAACTTAGGATCGCCTGTTAATTCATCTAAATCAGAAGTAATTTTTTGGGTATTTTCAAACGTTACTCTAGCTGCATCTAAAGTTTGTTGCAGTAAAACAATGTTTTTTGGATCATTTAAACTTTTAGAAGCATCTTTTAAATTTGCAGAAGCTTCGGCTGCATTTGCAGATAGGGTTTCTAAGTTATCTAATAATTTTCCTTGAGTTAAGCGATTAATTGCTGGGGATAAACTTGTTACTGTCTGACGAAGTTGGTTACTAGTTTCCGTCATACTATTCAAAGCCCCAACTAAAGAAGAACGATTGGTGCTGACAAGATTATCTAAATTGGTAAGTAAGCGACCTGCCTGTTTAGCTGTTGTACTAAAGTCCTTTGCAGTTGAACCTAATTGATCCGCTGTTTTGGTAGCGGTTGCAGTCAATTGAGTTGTAGAACGTTGTAATGTTACCGCAGTTCCAGAGAATACGCCTATTTGTCCTTTGAAGGTTTTGCTCAAACCTTGTAAATCCTTAGTCAAGTCGGCGATATTAGCAGCAGCATTAGCCGATGTTTCTAAAGTCCGATTAATATTTTTATAGAACTTTTCGTTACTGTATTGAGCCGCAAAATTAGATGATTGACGCACCAGTTCATCAACACTGATCCCAATTACACCTTGTAAGCGAGAACCATTACAAATAATTAGGCTGCGATTACAGTCTTTATCTAGGGGTTTAGCAGACACACTCCCAGGAGGTAAATCGCCTTTTGGGGTAATGTCAATAATATTTTCGCTAATTAATCCACTTTGATTGGCTTCAATGAGTGCATTGCTGGGAATTATCAAATCAGGGGAGTTAATTTGAATTTCTACATCAATTGCATTAGAACCAGCTTTAACATTGGTAATACTCCCTACTTTTACACCACGAAAACGCACGGCTGAACCCTTTTGCATTCCCCCAGCGTTAGCAAATTCGATAGTTGCTTTATAAGAAGTTTGTCCAGGGGTGATTCTATTCAACCACAGTAAAATTACTCCAAATGCGCCTAACCCTAGCAGGAGCAACAATCCGACAGAACCTTCTCTCCATGTACGTGCAGACGTGAAACTGCTAATTAGACCTCGCATTTATTCCTCCACCGACAAATTAAACTTAACAATTTTTTTGGATTTGATACTTAACCAGCTATTTGAATCGGTCCGTTGACACTTCCACTCATAAATTGTCTAATCAAAGGATTTTCTGTGTGATCTAATGCAACTACTGTACCTTGCCATTGCACTTTTCCTTGATAAAGAAATACTATTTGGTCAGATGTCCGGCGAATTGTACTATCTTGATGAGTAACTATGGAATATGTACTACAGACCCCTTGTGTGTGTTGTAAATCGCGGATTAAGTCCTCAATTACCGTTGAGGCAATGGGGTCGAGTCCGGCGGTAGGTTCATCGTATAATAAAACTTCTGGACTGTCTGTAGGCCGCTGAGGATTGGACATAATGGCCCGAGCAAAGCTGACCCTTTTTCGCATCCCTCCAGAAAGTTCGGACGGGTAAAGATGACTAATATCTGCTAAACCGACCATTTCTAATTTTTCATTGACTAGTTCACGAATATGCGATCGCTTTAATCGGGAATTTTGATAAAGTAGAAATCCGATATTCTCTTCGACTGTCAAGGAATCAAATAAGGCTGCTTGCTGGAATACCATGCCAATACCTACAGGATCGGCAGCATCTTCAATTAAACCTTCTCGGCGGACTCCTTGAATATAAATTTCTCCCTCATCAGGTTTTAACAATCCGGCTATAATCCGCAAAACTGTTGATTTACCAGTTCCCGAAGGGCCAATAATTCCTAATGCTTGTCCTCGGTATATTTTTAAATCAACATTGTCTAAAACCTTGTTGTTACCAAAGGTTTTAGAAATACCTCTTAATTCAATTAATGGTTCTAATGGTTCTGTCATTGCTGGTTGGTAATTGATCAAATTTTCATCTGTCACTGATCACCTGTCACCTATAATATTTTGTAAATAAAGCTAATTTGCAATTTTACTAAAGTTTATGTCACCTTATCCCAGTTTAGTCACTGTTTCCGCACTTTTACTATATTTTGTAGTTACAATTAATGTTGGTAGAGCTAGATTTAAATATCAAGTTCCTGTACCGCAAACTACAGGAAACCTGGATTTTGAGCGTGTGCTAAGGGTACAACAAAATACCTTAGAACAGCTTGCTTTATTTATCCCGGCTTTATGGTTGTTTTCTATTTATGTTAATCCTATTTGGGGTTCTGCGCTTGGTGCAGCTTGGGTAGTAGGAAGGATTGCTTACGCTTGGGGATATTATATAGCAGCAGAAAAACGCGGTCCAGGTTTTGCAATTAGTTCTCTGAGCAGTATCGTACTAATTCTCGGTTCGCTAGTTGGTATTATTTTATCTATGGTGAAATAAACTGGGTAATGGGTAATGGGTAATGGGTAATGGGTAATGGGTAATGGGTAATGGGTAAGAGTTCTACCAATTACCAATTACCAATTACCAATTACCCAACTAAATCAGGAAAAACTTCTTGGACAGCGGGATGTACAAGCCGATGATTTTGGACATTTAAACCTTTGGCCAAGGCTGGGTTAATGTCTAAAGCTTTAAGTCCCAGATTTGCTAACTGGACAGTATAGGGTAATGTGCTATTGTTGAGAGCTTGTGTTGATGTCCAAGGAACTGCTCCTGGCATATTAGGAACGCCATAATGCACTACTCCCTCATCAATGTACACTGGTTTAGTGTGGGATGTGGGGTGTAGTGTTTCAACACAGCCACCTTGATCAACAGCGACATCTACAATCACTGAACCAGGACGCATTTGTTTAACTAATGCACGAGATACTAAAATCGGAGCTTTTTTACCAGGAATCAAAACTGCACCAATGAGTAAATCGGCTTCTTTAACTGCGGCTTCAATATGGGCAGAGTTGCTGTAAAGTAATTCTACTCTCGAACCGAAGAGGGTTTCTAGGTAGGATAGACGCTCAACGTTGACATCTAATATTTGCACCATTGCACCCATACCTACAGCGATTTTAGCGGCTTCTGTACCCACTACACCACCGCCTAGAATCACGACTTGACCTGCTTTAACTCCGGGTATACCGCCTAAAAGTACGCCTCTTCCTCCTTGTTGACTTTCTAGAAATCTTGCCCCAAATTGTACGGCTAACCGACCAGCAACAATACTCATGGGGGTGAGTAAGGGGAGTTTATTTGCTCCTGGTTGTTCTACGGTTTCATAAGCGATCGCACAAGTGCCACAATCAATTAAATGTTCTGTTAGTTGACGATTTGCCGCTAAATGTAAATAAGTAAATAACAATTGTCCTTTTTGCAAGAATTTATACTCACTTGTTAAAGGCTCTTTAACTTTGATAACTAACTCTCGATTCCAAGTAGCATCGGCAGTATTGACAATTTCTGCTCCAGCATTGCGGTAATCTTCATCAGTAAATCCCGCAACCGTACCCGCTTCACTTTCTACAAAAATATTATGACCGTTTTCTCGTAATACCCGAACACTGGAAGGACTTAAACCGACCCGAAATTCTTGATCTTTAGTTTCTTTGGGAACACCAATTTCCATTGATAACCTCTAATATTTTATTGTTTCACTTTAGCGTGCCAGTACCTAGCTGATTATTTCCGTATTCAGTAATTCAAAATGCAAAATTTTTAGTCTCCCTCACACTACATCTTGACTAATTCGCCAGTGTTCTTACAATAGATAAAGAATAATTAAAAATTGTTAAGCAGCGATCGCCATCCCCAGCAATTTTTCCAAAAATCCCTGTAAATCTTTGTTTGCGAATTACTAGAAAGGAATTACTGATTATGACACAACAACAACCAACCATTACCCCTAAATTAGAAGAACCCAAGTTTGGATTTAATGAATATGCTGAACGTTTAAATGGTAGAGCCGCTATGATTGGCTTTATTTTAATGGTGGTAATCGAATATGTTACCAATCAAGGTGTAATTGCATGGCTGGGTTTAACTTAAACAGTAGAAGCCTCTAAGTAAGGTGGGCAATGCCCACCCTACAAGTTAAATGATGATCAATGCCGGCTCTTCTGGATCTGGCGCACCACTGCCACCAGGATAACGCAAGGTTTTGCCAGCACTCCAACCATTAGTAGTATCTTTCTTAACGTCGCTACTACCAGTTGCATTTGGTATAAGTTTAAAGAGTTTTGATAGTGAGTTTTGCACCGCCCAAATGTTGGAAGCACCACTCAAGGTTACTAATCCACAGGTAATTCCACTAATCCATTGCCAAGAAGATCGAATTTTTATTAAAATATATGTTCTTTTTTCAACTGTTTTAAAAAGCAAAATTATGTTGCCAGCCTTTAATAGTAGTCTGTTAAATTTAAGAATAAATTAAGGCGTTATTAATTTAAGTTCTCTTAGAGGATGAATGAACAAGTCTCTTATGTTGTACTAAAGATTGTTTTACCCCTCCCTAACCCTCCTCTTGCTAAGGGGAGGGGACTTGATTTTCCCGTTATCATTGTTTTACCCCTCCCTAACCCTCCCCTTGCTAAGGGAGGGGACTTGATTTTTCCGTTATCAATGAATCGTTTTTTACTTGTAGGGGCGCAGGGCCTGCGCCCTCTTCTCTCCTTGCATCAAGGGCGATAACCGCTATAGGTTAGGAAAATGAACTTGCCAAAGCCGTTGTTTTTTGCCCATTGCTAAGAGCGTGTTGAAGATGACCCGATAAACAGGATTGATAATTTATATTCGGCGTAAGTCCTAATATCTATTCTTTTTTTTGGAGATGTTTAATAAGCGATCGCTATGTTTTATCAGTAGATGACTTGGGTATTCGTTATGTAACCTCTCAACTCTATAGTTTACCTATCGCTGGCTGGTATATGTGGTATAGTTGGGGGAATAGCTGAAACTCTATCCAGTATGGAGTATTCTGAATTTATTGTTTAAACTTATTTCCATAGGTGTTAATTACCGTACTCCCTTTTTTGCTCAAAGAAACTACAATTATTTGTGTTATTATTTGCCATTAGTGCAAGGAATCAAGTTGGAGTTAGAATATTCTGAGCAAATCTATACAAAAAATATAAGTGGAACTAAGTAAGCTGTGATGAATGCTGTATTACCTCGTTTTTTAAAGTCAGCCTACCGCAAAGAACCCATCATTAGCGTATTGATAACAGTGGGAATAATGGATGCGTTGATTGGTGGTTTGGATGATAGTTGGTCACTTTTCACCTTTGGTTTGGGAACAGCCGGAATAGCTCTCGTCTTTAGATTATGGCGAATGCAGCAACGTCCGTCTTTACCAGAGGAGCCTGTTGTGCAATATTATTTACCTCCTCAGTCTTCTGCTGATCCTTTGCCTGTATTAAAGGTTTCCAAGAAGAAACCCCGTCAGTGATGTATAGATAGAGACAGAAGATAAGACTCTGGTATTAATGGTATTTGTGGTTGTATCTATTCAATTATTGGGTAAATGCGATTCCTAGGTCGCGCTTCGCTATCGCTATTAATCCAGATAAACTCTCTTGCTAGTGGTAATTTTAATATAAAAATTAGAACTGTAGGGTGGGCAATGCCCACCGTTCAGGGGTTTTGGTGGGCAATGCCCACCCTACAAGAGCTAAAATTTTTCAAATATCATTGATGATTTCTTGTAGTCTTTAACTGTGGTTCAGCACGAGAAATTTATACTATTCAAAATCTAGTAAAATTCAATTAGTAACTATTACTGAATAGACCTATGAAACTACAAACTACTACCCAAGAAATCAAAGTGGTCACTGCTTACTATACTCCTGAAGAATATTTAGAATTAGAAGAAAAAGCTGATTATAAAAATGAATATAGAGATGGAGAAATTATATCTATGACTGGTGGAACAACACAACATAATAAACTGGCATTAAATTTAGCAACTGGCTTGAATGTAGCATTAAATGATTTAAACTATGAAATTTATATTGGTGATGTCAAATTGTGGATACCACGTTATCGGGAATTTACTTATCCAGATGTCATGGTAATTGAGGGTCAACCTGTTTATTACAGCACAAATACGACAATAGTTACGAATCCTTTGTTAATTGCGGAAGTTTTATCTAAATCAACAAAAGATTATGACCGTGGTGATAAATTTCTTTATTATCGCTCAATTCCCGAATTTAAAGAATATATTTTAATTGACCAAACCCAATATTATGTGATGCAATATGTTAAAACTTCAGAAAATCAATGGATTTTGACAGAGTATGAAACAGAAGATGCTATGATAAATATGTCATCAATTAATGTAAAATTGTCTTTAAAGCAATTATATAAAAAAATCAATTTCTCTGAAAATTTAGAATAAATAAAATCTCTGAATTTTATTTATTTTCTGATAACTAATAAATAACAAATGACCAATGAATAAATTACTTGTAGTAGCGACAGGAAACCCCGGTAAATTGCGGGAAATGCAAGCTTATTTGGCTGATTCTGGTTGGGAATTAGCTTTAAAACCGGAAGATTTGGATGTAGAAGAAACAGGAGAAACTTTTGCGGAAAATGCTTGTCTGAAAGCCTCAGAAATTGCGAAAGTTACAGGT
The window above is part of the Dolichospermum sp. DET69 genome. Proteins encoded here:
- a CDS encoding Uma2 family endonuclease, whose product is MKLQTTTQEIKVVTAYYTPEEYLELEEKADYKNEYRDGEIISMTGGTTQHNKLALNLATGLNVALNDLNYEIYIGDVKLWIPRYREFTYPDVMVIEGQPVYYSTNTTIVTNPLLIAEVLSKSTKDYDRGDKFLYYRSIPEFKEYILIDQTQYYVMQYVKTSENQWILTEYETEDAMINMSSINVKLSLKQLYKKINFSENLE
- a CDS encoding ATP-binding cassette domain-containing protein; its protein translation is MTEPLEPLIELRGISKTFGNNKVLDNVDLKIYRGQALGIIGPSGTGKSTVLRIIAGLLKPDEGEIYIQGVRREGLIEDAADPVGIGMVFQQAALFDSLTVEENIGFLLYQNSRLKRSHIRELVNEKLEMVGLADISHLYPSELSGGMRKRVSFARAIMSNPQRPTDSPEVLLYDEPTAGLDPIASTVIEDLIRDLQHTQGVCSTYSIVTHQDSTIRRTSDQIVFLYQGKVQWQGTVVALDHTENPLIRQFMSGSVNGPIQIAG
- a CDS encoding DNA-formamidopyrimidine glycosylase, whose translation is MPELPEVETVRRGLNQLTLGQEITGGDVLLQRTIAYPFSVDEFIDRIKGNTIATWHRRGKYLLAELSAPAPNYLGVHLRMTGQLLWLTQDEPLHKHTRVRLFFGEKQELRFVDQRTFGQMWYVPGDVAVESIITGLAKLAVDPFSPEFTVEYLSDKLKKSRRPIKTGLLDQSMVAGLGNIYADEALFKSGILPTTLCTELQLPQIEFLRTAIIEVLSASIAVGGTTFSNFLSVKGVNGNYGGEAWVYNRTGEPCKVCGNVIQRIKLGGRSSHFCSQCQSRGRVSPPSIFPI
- a CDS encoding MAPEG family protein — its product is MSPYPSLVTVSALLLYFVVTINVGRARFKYQVPVPQTTGNLDFERVLRVQQNTLEQLALFIPALWLFSIYVNPIWGSALGAAWVVGRIAYAWGYYIAAEKRGPGFAISSLSSIVLILGSLVGIILSMVK
- the ald gene encoding alanine dehydrogenase → MEIGVPKETKDQEFRVGLSPSSVRVLRENGHNIFVESEAGTVAGFTDEDYRNAGAEIVNTADATWNRELVIKVKEPLTSEYKFLQKGQLLFTYLHLAANRQLTEHLIDCGTCAIAYETVEQPGANKLPLLTPMSIVAGRLAVQFGARFLESQQGGRGVLLGGIPGVKAGQVVILGGGVVGTEAAKIAVGMGAMVQILDVNVERLSYLETLFGSRVELLYSNSAHIEAAVKEADLLIGAVLIPGKKAPILVSRALVKQMRPGSVIVDVAVDQGGCVETLHPTSHTKPVYIDEGVVHYGVPNMPGAVPWTSTQALNNSTLPYTVQLANLGLKALDINPALAKGLNVQNHRLVHPAVQEVFPDLVG
- a CDS encoding MCE family protein, with translation MRGLISSFTSARTWREGSVGLLLLLGLGAFGVILLWLNRITPGQTSYKATIEFANAGGMQKGSAVRFRGVKVGSITNVKAGSNAIDVEIQINSPDLIIPSNALIEANQSGLISENIIDITPKGDLPPGSVSAKPLDKDCNRSLIICNGSRLQGVIGISVDELVRQSSNFAAQYSNEKFYKNINRTLETSANAAANIADLTKDLQGLSKTFKGQIGVFSGTAVTLQRSTTQLTATATKTADQLGSTAKDFSTTAKQAGRLLTNLDNLVSTNRSSLVGALNSMTETSNQLRQTVTSLSPAINRLTQGKLLDNLETLSANAAEASANLKDASKSLNDPKNIVLLQQTLDAARVTFENTQKITSDLDELTGDPKFRQNMLRLVNGLSKLVSSSKDIQETTKVAITLDSLKAAANQSKVVITAPVPQKQTVVINPVPKVPEKVEQTPQPITEPPNSSQKQLLQQLRDYREQGTGDR
- a CDS encoding DUF2283 domain-containing protein, whose translation is MNYTHSQYNPEIDELKICWSQAEIQESDSVSPGVILDYDTAGNVIGIEILNASEKIRNFHS
- a CDS encoding DUF3288 family protein, which codes for MIDSSGGKDQQHPLYNRDRPSIDILLAQGATDYNLSELARLKIRYQGFPGARDIQTGLDKVLQSWGLTETELFEKTRQLHDIGGIYKSRGKKEEQDWN
- a CDS encoding ATP-dependent Clp protease ATP-binding subunit, coding for MFEHFTSEAIRVIMLAQEEARRLGHNFVGTEQILLGLMGEGTGVAAKVLAELGVTLKEARREVEKIIGRGSGFVPPEIPFTPKVKSLFEQSFREAHGLGHNYINTEHLLLGLTEAGEGVAAKVLQNLGVDLPVIRSAVMSRLGEDTAVVAGGRSNSQRNQNLTIEEFGRNLTKLAQEGRLDPVVGRQKEIERTVQILGRRTKNNPVLIGEPGVGKTAIAEGLAQRIVNQDVPEVLLDKQVISLDMGSVVAGTRFRGDFEERLKKIMEEVRTAGNIILVIDEIHTLVGAGGTEGGLDAANILKPALARGELQCIGATTLDEYRQYIERDAALERRFQPILVGEPSIAETIDILYGLRSAYEQHHKVNITDEAVVAAAELADRYISDRFLPDKAIDLIDEAGSRVRLRNSRIANNKELKRELTTATKSKSEAIRVQDFSKAGKLRIQELELQTKLDLEENQETVNTPLVNEEDIAQIVASWTGVPVNKLTESESELLLHLEDTLHTRLIGQEQAVTSVSRAIRRARVGLKNPHRPIASFIFSGPTGVGKTELAKALAAYFFGSEESMVRLDMSEYMESHNVSKLIGSPPGYVGYNEGGQLTEAVRRKPYTVLLFDEIEKAHPDVFNMLLQILDDGHLTDAKGRKVDFKNTLIILTSNIGSKVIEKGGSSLGFEFDNAAEASYHRIRNLVNEELKAYFRPEFLNRVDDIIVFTQLNKDEVKQIAEIMLRDVGSRLKDKDITLEVTEAFKEKVVQEGYDPSYGARPLRRAIVRLLEDSLVEAILSGEIANGDKAIVDVDDDGQVKVRKSETRELLLTNVG